A part of Chryseobacterium arthrosphaerae genomic DNA contains:
- a CDS encoding sensor histidine kinase, whose translation MISKSKNLIFLFATLFLLLLGIQVYFMYKTYQVKERDIYRSVSDGLSSYADKLENIHDAEEMKSDTLQRNISKYYNKEISQKEFIRHFIEDRKASKERLNNYIEDRLKKDGYQISARIQYTSIIHLPDSIKLISQPIIIFETKVKVKKPKITTTGTWRTSSTKENIGKEINRERETFFVSSQTDFEIQNIKFLVFKELTLLILCCIILLASVLLLYIFTIRNLIRQQKQVEVLHTVVDNISHEFKTPIATLKIASKTLKKGWNPDTLPLIDRQISRLESLMYQLHKDEIPEEITAVQPEDWDFFIQDLAFTYPQTEFTFENKVTGKLPFDKNLMETVIKNLCENSIKYGASLVRVKTGCAAQNLEIEISDNGQGMENKELANIFEKFYRIQSNNVHNSKGLGLGLYFVKKIITSYHGKIDVSSQPGMGSTFKISIPYEN comes from the coding sequence ATGATATCCAAGAGCAAAAATCTGATCTTCCTCTTTGCCACCTTATTCCTTCTTCTGCTGGGAATACAGGTTTACTTTATGTACAAAACCTACCAGGTCAAGGAAAGAGATATTTACAGATCCGTAAGTGACGGTCTTAGCAGCTATGCGGACAAGCTTGAAAACATTCACGATGCTGAGGAAATGAAAAGTGATACCCTTCAGAGGAACATCAGCAAATACTATAATAAGGAAATCAGCCAGAAGGAATTTATCCGTCATTTTATAGAAGACAGAAAAGCTTCAAAAGAAAGACTGAATAATTATATCGAGGACCGCCTGAAAAAAGACGGTTATCAAATATCTGCCAGAATTCAGTACACTTCTATCATTCATCTTCCGGACAGCATTAAACTGATCAGTCAGCCCATCATTATTTTCGAAACAAAAGTTAAAGTAAAAAAGCCTAAAATTACTACTACAGGAACCTGGAGAACTTCTTCTACCAAGGAAAATATAGGGAAAGAAATTAACCGGGAGAGAGAAACATTTTTTGTCAGCAGCCAGACCGATTTTGAAATTCAGAATATAAAATTTCTTGTTTTCAAAGAACTTACCCTGTTGATTTTATGCTGCATTATCCTGCTTGCCAGTGTATTGCTTCTCTATATTTTTACGATCAGGAACCTGATCAGACAGCAAAAGCAGGTAGAAGTTCTCCATACCGTTGTGGATAATATTTCCCATGAGTTTAAAACCCCTATAGCCACTTTAAAGATAGCTTCCAAAACTTTAAAAAAAGGCTGGAACCCTGATACCCTTCCCCTTATTGACCGGCAGATTTCCAGACTTGAAAGTTTGATGTACCAGCTCCACAAGGATGAGATACCTGAAGAAATCACAGCTGTACAACCTGAAGACTGGGATTTTTTCATTCAGGACCTGGCATTCACCTATCCCCAGACAGAATTTACATTCGAAAATAAGGTCACAGGAAAGCTTCCTTTTGATAAAAACCTTATGGAAACCGTCATTAAAAATCTTTGTGAAAACAGTATCAAATACGGCGCTTCCCTTGTCAGGGTAAAAACCGGTTGCGCCGCTCAAAACCTGGAAATTGAAATTTCAGACAATGGCCAGGGCATGGAAAACAAGGAACTTGCCAACATTTTTGAAAAGTTCTACAGAATACAGTCCAATAATGTGCACAACAGTAAAGGACTTGGGCTCGGGCTTTATTTTGTCAAAAAAATAATCACTTCTTATCACGGTAAAATAGATGTTTCCAGCCAGCCTGGTATGGGAAGTACTTTTAAAATATCAATTCCTTATGAAAACTAA
- a CDS encoding response regulator transcription factor encodes MKTKILLAEDDPDFGMILKQYLELEDFEVTWFQNPEDIVPLVTSGFPFHIGILDVMMPHMDGFSLAKIIVKERSNFPLLFLTAKNQKIDRLTGLKIGADDYIPKPCDPEELVLRIKNILKRTLPAVTETHIRIGQYQLDTQKLQLSHPEGNVRLTVREQELLLYLLKHNHSMITRDNILDNLWETNDYFTGRSLDVFISRIRKYFSHDPEVKIQSLRGIGFEVDFPAG; translated from the coding sequence ATGAAAACTAAAATCCTTCTGGCAGAAGACGATCCGGATTTCGGAATGATCCTGAAACAATATCTGGAACTGGAAGATTTTGAAGTCACCTGGTTTCAGAATCCTGAAGATATTGTTCCTCTTGTAACTTCAGGTTTCCCTTTCCATATTGGTATTTTAGATGTGATGATGCCCCATATGGACGGTTTTTCTCTGGCTAAAATCATTGTAAAGGAAAGAAGTAATTTTCCGCTTCTGTTCCTTACTGCAAAAAATCAGAAAATAGACCGGCTGACCGGGCTGAAAATAGGGGCTGATGACTATATTCCCAAACCGTGTGACCCGGAAGAACTGGTTTTAAGAATTAAAAATATCCTGAAGAGAACCTTACCGGCTGTTACAGAAACTCACATCAGAATCGGGCAATATCAATTGGATACCCAGAAACTTCAGCTTTCGCATCCTGAAGGGAATGTGCGGCTGACAGTTCGTGAACAGGAACTGCTTCTCTATCTTCTGAAGCATAATCATTCTATGATCACAAGAGATAATATCCTGGATAACCTCTGGGAAACCAACGATTACTTCACGGGAAGAAGCCTGGATGTATTTATCAGCAGAATCCGGAAATATTTCAGCCATGATCCTGAAGTAAAAATCCAATCCCTGAGAGGAATTGGATTTGAGGTTGATTTTCCAGCCGGATGA
- a CDS encoding endonuclease/exonuclease/phosphatase family protein, which yields MNFRFSMMLLMLSVLGFSQDLTVMSFNIRLNVESDKENAWPQRKQDVADLLTYYHPDYFGVQEALPEQMKDLKTGLKNYNYIGVGRDDGKEQGEFSAIFYDTGRLDVVKSGTFWLSETPEKPSKGWDAALNRICTYAVFKDKKSKKEFLAMNLHFDHVGNVARVKSSELILKKIKELNPKNLPVTLSGDFNLTDDSEPIKILSKNMKDTFYHSETKHYGPVGTFTAFNVNEIPKDRIDYIFTKGFTIRSHRHINDRRENLLYPSDHFPVIVNLSL from the coding sequence TGAGCTTCAACATCAGGCTGAATGTTGAATCGGATAAAGAAAATGCCTGGCCGCAAAGAAAGCAGGACGTTGCTGACCTGCTGACCTATTATCATCCTGATTATTTCGGCGTGCAGGAAGCATTGCCGGAGCAGATGAAAGACCTCAAAACCGGGCTGAAAAATTATAACTATATTGGCGTAGGAAGAGATGACGGGAAAGAACAGGGGGAATTTTCTGCTATTTTTTATGATACCGGCAGGCTTGATGTGGTAAAATCAGGAACATTCTGGCTGTCCGAAACTCCGGAGAAACCTTCAAAAGGATGGGATGCAGCACTGAACAGAATCTGTACCTATGCGGTTTTTAAAGATAAAAAATCAAAAAAAGAATTCCTGGCCATGAATCTTCATTTCGATCATGTGGGAAATGTGGCAAGGGTAAAATCTTCAGAACTGATCCTTAAAAAGATCAAAGAGCTTAATCCAAAAAATCTTCCGGTAACGTTGAGCGGTGACTTTAACCTGACCGATGATTCCGAACCGATTAAAATACTTTCCAAAAATATGAAAGATACTTTCTATCACTCAGAAACCAAACATTACGGTCCGGTAGGAACCTTTACGGCTTTCAATGTGAATGAAATTCCAAAAGACAGAATCGATTATATTTTCACAAAAGGATTTACCATAAGATCTCACAGGCATATCAATGACAGAAGAGAAAACCTTCTTTATCCGTCAGACCATTTCCCGGTTATTGTGAATCTTTCCCTATAA